The following are encoded together in the Penicillium digitatum chromosome 3, complete sequence genome:
- a CDS encoding Aromatic-ring hydroxylase-like — translation MSDSPILIIGAGISGLVLAQYLQRQDIPFRIFDRDSAINARSGGWGLTLHWSLPALRELLPEHIVERLPETFVNKEASGRGDTGRFQFFDLKSGDALYSIPAAERIRVSRVRLRELLTTGVDVQWDRNFRDIESIADQITAHFEDGTSYTGRLLVACDGSRSRTREILYPGVQMNQLPVQLLGASTLYSAEELGGIELIDPFIFQGSHPESNVFLFFSFLDTPNNFENSSKDRYHCQIITSWADSKQIPVPDANAERIALIKKVTDGWSEPFRSLIHKLPDDVEVRSIRIEDWMFSLGRAHAHPRAVLMGDSAHTMTMFRGEGANNAIVDVLDLVTRIDMCQPRSFDSEALKSSLAAYENAVFARAEPSFLNSRQACLDAHDFSRIEGSPLVGLRDFKKSG, via the exons ATGTCTGATTCTCCTATCCTGATTATCGGTGCAGGTATCAGTGGCCTTGTACTGGCCCAATACCTGCAGCGCCAAGATATTCCGTTCAGGATCTTCGATCGAGACTCCGCAATCAATGCCCGCAGTGGTGGGTGGGGCCTGACGCTGCACTGGTCGCTCCCCGCCCTACGTGAGTTGCTGCCAGAGCACATCGTCGAGCGTTTACCTGAAACGTTTGTCAACAAAGAAGCATCCGGACGAGGCGACACCGGTCGCTTCCAATTTTTTGATCTCAAGTCCGGAGATGCGTTATACAGTATTCCCGCCGCGGAACGGATTCGCGTCAGTCGAGTTCGCTTACGAGAGTTGCTGACAACTGGCGTGGATGTTCAA TGGGACAGAAACTTTAGAGATATCGAGTCTATAGCAGATCAGATCACTGCGCACTTCGAGGATGGCACATCGTACACCGGTCGGCTACTGGTGGCATGTGATGGTTCACGGTCGCGCACACGCGAGATCCTCTACCCAGGTGTACAGATGAACCAGCTACCAGTGCAACTTCTAGGTGCCTCGACACTGTACAGCGCAGAGGAGCTGGGCGGCATCGAGTTAATCGACCCGTTCATCTTTCAGGGCTCGCATCCTGAGTCCAACGTCTTCCTATTCTTCAGTT TCCTGGATACCCCAAATAACTTCGAGAACAGCAGCAAGGATCGTTACCACTGTCAAATCATTACCTCCTGGGCAGATTCGAAGCAAATACCCGTCCCGGACGCGAACGCCGAGCGCATCGCACTGATAAAGAAGGTGACTGATGGTTGGTCGGAACCATTCCGATCGCTCATACACAAGCTTCCCGACGATGTGGAAGTACGCTCGATTCGCATCGAAGACTGGATGTTCAGCCTGGGCAGGGCGCACGCGCATCCCCGGGCGGTGTTGATGGGCGATTCAGCTCACACAATGACTATGT TTCGCGGAGAAGGTGCCAACAATGCGATCGTCGATGTGTTAGATCTCGTGACGCGTATCGATATGTGTCAGCCAAG GTCATTCGATTCCGAAGCCTTGAAATCCTCCCTCGCAGCATACGAAAACGCTGTCTTTGCACGGGCTGAGCCTAGCTTCCTGAACTCTAGACAGGCATGTTTAGATGCTCACGATTTTTCCAGAATTGAAGGAAGTCCACTGGTTGGGTTGCGGGATTTCAAGAAATCTGGCTGA
- a CDS encoding Integral membrane protein: MGWVHNASPEVQAASQYPLILGVCLGLTTFMILTVSLRLFLRSRASRWTAADYVMVVSMVVAESRYGLGLPLKQRPAADYSTYFKLNYAGRPFYQVGIAGFKASLCLSYLRLISGTSKRLYRIVIWIVIMASTLGHIAGALGLLFNCTPIRKSWNYHVPGKCLPVSSLFYGLAIYTIISDVVIIVLPIPLLLGLNIKLAQKAGVVCLFLLGLFTTVCSTMRLTQIQRVAFGDGNSTMLVLWGTVEFNVGNIVTCIPYLAPLLKGFVRGIASNSDKSNQFYYDSQGRSYLMDSWSKDLQSHIQSTVSGLRQPKRTPSEELILATQEPGHGGIEKTVEYRVSSEGRSIK, translated from the exons ATGGGCTGGGTACACAATGCCTCGCCCGAGGTGCAGGCTGCATCACAGTACCCTCTCATCCTCGGAGTATGTTTGGGTCTTACCACCTTCATGATTCTAACGGTTTCCTTGCGACTTTTCCTTCGATCACGAGCCAGTAGATGGACAGCAGCAGACTATGTCATGGTTGTGAGCATGGTCG TCGCAGAGAGTCGATATGGACTAGGACTGCCATTGAAGCAACGACCAGCAGCAGATTATTCAACATACTTCAAG CTCAACTATGCAGGACGTCCATTTTACCAAGTCGGCATCGCAGGATTCAAGGCTTCGCTTTGCCTCAGCTATCTGCGATTGATCTCTGGGACCTCGAAGCGTCTTTATCGAATTGTGATTTGGATTGTGATCATGGCGTCTACATTGGGTCATATCGCTGGTGCTCTCGGCTTGCTTTTCAATTGCACACCG ATTCGAAAATCGTGGAACTATCATGTACCAGGCAAATGTCTTCCCGTCAGCAGCCTGTTCTACGGTCTCGCAATTTACACCATCATCTCAGATGTCGTCATTATTGTACTTCCCATTCCGTTGCTCCTCGGTCTCAACATCAAACTCGCACAAAAGGCCGGCGTTGTGTGCcttttcctcctcggcctcttcACCACAGTTTGCTCCACCATGCGGCTAACCCAGATTCAACGTGTAGCTTTTGGAGATGGAAACTCAACAATGCTTGTGTTGTGGGGAACGGTTGAATTCAATGTGGGC AACATTGTCACTTGCATACCCTATCTGGCGCCTCTACTGAAGGGCTTCGTGCGGGGAATCGCTTCCAACAGTGACAAATCAAACCAGTTTTACTATGACAGTCAGGGCAGAAGCTACTTGATGGATAGTTGGTCGAAAGATCTACAATCGCACATTCAGTCCACTGTTTCCGGTCTTCGACAGCCAAAACGAACACCGAGCGAGGAGCTCATCTTGGCCACTCAGGAGCCAGGGCATGGAGGTATCGAGAAGACGGTCGAATATAGAGTTTCTTCGGAGGGCAGATCAATCAAGTAG